One Ricinus communis isolate WT05 ecotype wild-type chromosome 2, ASM1957865v1, whole genome shotgun sequence DNA segment encodes these proteins:
- the LOC8275046 gene encoding probable E3 ubiquitin-protein ligase WAVH2, translated as MGQICKRRRGRRANLLAGGEAEQKLPLVPLLPPPLKMSSNDDDEKIVTRSRPTPPIVPARVKLRSINNDMAPLEESKLKVMLELTGGDSSSYGRPGLDLVAVLDVSRSMEGDKMEKMKTAMLFIIKKLGPTDRLSIVTFSGGANRLCPLRQTTGKSQEEFENLINGLNADGATNITAGLQTALKVLKGRSFNGERVVGIMLMSDGEQNAGSDATGVSVGNVPIHTFGFGINHEPKGLKAIAHNSIGGTFSDVQNIDSLTKAFAQCLAGLLTVVVQDLKMTIAQPKDESKIQQVSAGSYPQTRDDVAGSVTVTFGDLYSKEVRKVIVDLLLPSASKGWGGNVLEITYAYSTRGKLFEAPPATLTVRRTVASPVQEERPEVITEETRLRTAGMMKEARAMADNNKLYDARDKLVEAENLLEDVVDDGHNPVIEMLRLELQQLLKLMKSQETYEKQGRPFALSSETSHDRQRFASRGDLETLRLFATPRMDKYLEQAKAFDEDPSKPPPSVLKEELIEALRFLIQAAIQSLQAIEKIINS; from the exons ATGGGCCAAATTTGCAAGAGAAGACGAGGGAGGAGGGCAAACCTTTTGGCTGGGGGAGAAGCGGAGCAAAAGCTGCCCCTTGTCCCCCTGCTGCCTCCGCCACTTAAAATGAGCTCCAACGATGATGACGAGAAGATCGTTACCC GGTCCAGACCAACTCCACCAATTGTACCAGCAAGAGTAAAGTTGAGAAGCATAAACAATGATATGGCACCACTTGAAGAAAGCAAACTCAAGGTGATGCTAGAGCTCACCGGTGGAGATTCTTCCAGCTATGGCAGGCCTGGATTAGATCTTGTGGCGGTGTTAGATGTCAGTAGAAGCATGGAAGGAGATAAGAtggaaaaaatgaaaactgCCATGCTCTTTATAATCAAGAAACTTGGTCCCACTGATCGTTTGTCCATTGTCACATTCTCTGGAGGCGCCAATAGGTTGTGCCCGTTACGCCAGACAACTGGAAAATCCCAAGaggaatttgaaaatttaattaatggtTTAAATGCCGACGGTGCAACCAACATCACTGCTGGCCTCCAAACTGCCTTAAAAGTGCTCAAGGGCCGTAGTTTTAACGGCGAACGTGTTGTTGGCATCATGCTGATGTCCGACGGTGAGCAGAATGCCGGTAGTGATGCCACCGGAGTTTCAGTCGGCAATGTGCCCATACATACATTCGGTTTTGGCATAAATCACGAGCCGAAG GGGCTCAAGGCTATTGCACATAATAGCATTGGAGGAACATTCTCagatgtccaaaatatagACAGCTTGACCAAAGCTTTTGCCCAGTGTTTGGCTGGGCTTCTAACAGTGGTTGTTCAGGACCTAAAGATGACCATCGCACAACCCAAAGATGAATCGAAAATACAGCAAGTATCTGCCGGAAGCTACCCACAAACCAGGGACGATGTTGCTGGCTCTGTAACTGTTACATTTGGTGATCTCTACAGCAAAGAAGTGCGCAAAGTCATTGTGGACCTTCTTCTCCCTTCTGCTAGTAAGGGATGGGGAGGAAACGTTCTCGAAATCACTTACGCATATAG CACTCGAGGAAAACTTTTTGAGGCCCCTCCAGCGACCCTTACTGTACGTCGCACGGTGGCATCCCCAGTTCAAGAAGAGAGGCCGGAGGTGATAACTGAGGAGACTCGTCTTCGAACTGCAGGAATGATGAAAGAAGCAAGAGCCATGGCTGACAACAATAAATTGTACGATGCTCGGGACAAGCTGGTTGAAGCAGAAAATTTGCTGGAGGATGTGGTTGATGATGGGCACAACCCGGTAATCGAGATGCTGAGGCTGGAGCTGCAACAGCTCttgaaattgatgaaatcGCAAGAGACGTATGAAAAGCAAGGGCGTCCTTTTGCGCTCTCCTCTGAGACTTCCCATGATCGTCAGCGGTTTGCTTCGAGAGGTGATTTGGAAACCCTGCGGCTATTTGCGACTCCGCGTATGGACAAATACCTTGAGCAAGCCAAGGCCTTTGACGAGGATCCCAGCAAGCCGCCGCCCTCAGTCTTGAAGGAAGAACTGATTGAAGCTCTTAGATTTCTTATTCAGGCAGCCATTCAGTCTCTCCAGGccattgagaaaataatcaatagTTAA